From a single Nitrogeniibacter mangrovi genomic region:
- a CDS encoding glycosyltransferase family 4 protein, with product MLTNTTRRRFDVIEVTNEMPTHRMGGVGTVMESLMSGLRAEGVRPLWFVTDHAYRPAQLEALLARFPDVAIGSADDLDAFHAPLLHVHSYQQNPALHARLCRRRTIYTVHSLLAFEESSNGVELNGAVQGQEAMIALARCVVLLSESERAKYRALGYEALNPRVRVIHNGVGCAAPYRAPRGKRVLGFCGRLVPRKHPEYVQWMLTEPGFETRRVLIAGRGFSPYARDLLERHALGERVRFLGWCAGARLEAFFDAIDMLAVPTIYEPFGLVALEAAARGIPVVCPRTDGLVDVLGEHAFHCEDTSYEAFRAAMYRWDAATPEALAAVSAGARARYLAAFTDVAMARRYRALFGELTATAAWPQSRPPGSGNRSPAPYPPG from the coding sequence ATGCTGACCAACACCACCCGGCGCCGCTTCGACGTCATCGAAGTGACCAACGAGATGCCCACCCACCGCATGGGCGGCGTCGGCACGGTCATGGAGAGCCTGATGAGCGGCCTGCGCGCCGAGGGTGTGCGCCCGCTGTGGTTCGTCACCGACCACGCCTACCGGCCCGCGCAGCTCGAGGCGCTGCTGGCACGCTTCCCCGACGTGGCGATCGGCAGCGCCGATGACCTCGATGCCTTCCACGCACCGCTGCTGCATGTGCACAGCTACCAGCAGAACCCGGCGCTCCACGCCCGCCTGTGCCGCCGCCGCACGATCTACACGGTGCATTCGCTGCTCGCCTTCGAGGAGTCCTCCAACGGGGTCGAGCTGAACGGCGCGGTGCAAGGCCAGGAAGCCATGATCGCGCTGGCCCGCTGCGTGGTGCTGCTGTCCGAATCGGAACGCGCCAAGTACCGCGCGCTCGGCTACGAGGCGCTCAACCCGCGGGTGCGCGTGATCCACAACGGCGTGGGCTGCGCGGCGCCGTACCGCGCCCCGCGCGGCAAGCGCGTGCTCGGCTTTTGCGGGCGCCTGGTGCCGCGCAAGCATCCGGAATACGTGCAGTGGATGCTCACCGAGCCGGGCTTCGAGACGCGCCGCGTGCTCATCGCCGGGCGCGGCTTCAGCCCCTACGCGCGCGACCTGCTCGAGCGTCACGCGCTGGGCGAACGGGTGCGCTTCCTGGGCTGGTGCGCCGGTGCCCGCCTGGAGGCCTTCTTCGACGCCATCGACATGCTCGCCGTGCCGACCATCTACGAGCCCTTCGGCCTGGTCGCGCTGGAGGCCGCCGCGCGCGGCATTCCGGTGGTGTGTCCGCGCACCGACGGCCTGGTGGACGTGCTCGGCGAGCACGCCTTTCATTGCGAAGACACCAGCTACGAGGCGTTTCGCGCCGCCATGTACCGCTGGGACGCCGCCACGCCCGAGGCGCTGGCCGCCGTGAGCGCTGGCGCCCGCGCACGCTACCTCGCCGCGTTCACCGATGTGGCCATGGCACGGCGCTACCGCGCCCTGTTCGGCGAACTCACGGCGACTGCGGCGTGGCCGCAATCTCGTCCACCAGGCAGCGGAAACCGAAGTCCCGCACCGTATCCGCCGGGGTGA
- a CDS encoding DUF190 domain-containing protein, which produces MKGFQITFFTQQDKRHKHTPMAEWLMLTARDLGLRGATIVPASEGFGQHRRIHSAHFFELADQPQEVVMTATEDEWERLRAHLTAEGLRLPYVKCPIEFGVLGEPDD; this is translated from the coding sequence ATGAAGGGCTTCCAGATCACCTTCTTCACGCAGCAGGACAAACGCCACAAGCACACGCCCATGGCCGAATGGCTCATGCTCACCGCGCGCGACCTGGGCCTGCGCGGCGCCACCATCGTGCCCGCGAGCGAAGGCTTCGGCCAGCACCGGCGCATTCATTCGGCCCACTTCTTCGAGCTGGCCGACCAGCCCCAGGAGGTAGTCATGACCGCCACCGAAGACGAGTGGGAACGCCTCCGGGCCCACCTGACGGCCGAAGGCCTCCGCCTCCCCTACGTCAAATGCCCGATCGAATTCGGCGTGCTGGGCGAGCCGGACGACTGA
- a CDS encoding YVTN family beta-propeller repeat protein: MNKRFVRTATAVAVSLLASAAVPALAADAVYVTNQGGGVSVLDPVTLKVERTIDVGGTGPRGVAVTPDGKYLLTANQKTADMSVIDLATDKVVRRVHIGKNPEFLRVTPDGTRAFVTYEPSSKGGPPSKNAKDDDDDKTPGEIAEIDLHSWKLVRSIVGAPETEGIEFSADHKLLAITNEGNDTITVHNVSDGKLVKTVDLSKDGSRPRGIKLSPDGKHYIVTMENSNSFLVLDQDFKVLKSVPTGMGPYGVAFDKTGKHIIVAAARGGVVQVFDGHSHAKLAEVPVGKRCWHFSYTPDESKLLVACGRSDDVEVIDANTYKRVDNLGGFKLPWGIVTYPKAYGSLETLSRP, translated from the coding sequence ATGAACAAGCGTTTTGTGCGAACGGCGACCGCGGTGGCGGTGTCGCTTCTGGCATCGGCAGCCGTACCCGCACTTGCGGCGGATGCCGTTTACGTGACCAACCAGGGCGGCGGCGTGAGCGTGCTCGATCCGGTCACGCTGAAGGTGGAACGCACGATCGACGTGGGCGGCACCGGGCCGCGCGGCGTGGCGGTGACGCCGGATGGCAAGTATCTGCTGACCGCCAACCAGAAGACGGCGGACATGTCGGTGATCGACCTGGCCACCGACAAGGTGGTGCGCCGGGTGCACATCGGCAAGAACCCCGAGTTCCTGCGCGTGACGCCGGATGGTACCCGCGCCTTCGTGACTTACGAGCCGAGTTCCAAGGGCGGCCCTCCGAGCAAGAACGCCAAGGACGACGACGATGACAAGACGCCGGGTGAGATCGCCGAGATCGATCTGCACAGCTGGAAGCTGGTGCGCTCCATCGTCGGCGCGCCGGAGACCGAGGGCATCGAGTTTTCCGCCGATCACAAGCTGCTGGCCATCACCAACGAGGGCAACGACACCATCACGGTGCACAACGTCTCCGACGGCAAGCTCGTGAAGACGGTTGACCTGAGCAAGGACGGCAGCCGCCCGCGTGGCATCAAGCTCTCGCCGGACGGCAAGCACTACATCGTCACCATGGAAAACTCGAACAGCTTCCTGGTGCTCGATCAGGACTTCAAGGTGCTCAAGTCGGTGCCGACGGGCATGGGCCCCTACGGCGTGGCGTTCGACAAGACCGGCAAGCACATCATCGTGGCCGCCGCCCGCGGTGGCGTGGTCCAGGTGTTCGACGGCCACAGCCATGCCAAGCTGGCCGAGGTGCCGGTGGGCAAGCGCTGCTGGCATTTCAGCTACACGCCGGACGAGAGCAAGCTGCTGGTGGCCTGCGGCCGCTCCGACGATGTGGAGGTGATCGACGCGAACACCTACAAGCGCGTCGACAACCTCGGCGGGTTCAAGCTGCCCTGGGGGATCGTGACCTATCCGAAGGCCTACGGCAGCCTCGAGACCCTCTCGCGGCCCTGA
- the ccoG gene encoding cytochrome c oxidase accessory protein CcoG, translating to MKPEHPPVIPITPLYTKRKKIHPRTIHGLFQRWRWVFVWLTQLVFYGLPWLPWNGRQAVLFDLDARRFYVFDFVLWPQDTIYLAAILVLSALALFLFTAVAGRLWCGYTCPQTVYTEIFLWIEARIEGDRNKRLKLDAAPWSARKLRLKTTKHLLWFAIAAWTGFTFVGYFTPIHQLGASLVHGTLGGWEIFWVVFYAFATYGNAGFMREQMCKYICPYAQFQTVMFDSDTMIVAYDEQRGEARGGRSKKTNPADAGLGDCVDCGICVQVCPTGIDIRDGLQMECIGCAACIDACDQVMDKMSYPRGLIRYSSENALAGGASPLRQALRPRVLVYTAVFLTLTFGLVWSLATRVPLKIDLQRDRNTLAREVAGGQIENVFQLEIINATEAPHRYRLSITGPTGVHLAEPYTPDVDSASRAASVIRVRVPVDSAPSGAQPLRFTVTDVDNPAVTVTEQSKFWMP from the coding sequence ATGAAACCCGAGCACCCCCCGGTCATCCCGATCACGCCCCTCTACACCAAGCGCAAGAAGATCCATCCGCGCACCATCCATGGGCTGTTCCAGCGCTGGCGCTGGGTCTTCGTCTGGCTCACCCAGCTGGTTTTCTACGGCCTGCCCTGGCTGCCCTGGAACGGTCGCCAGGCGGTGCTGTTCGACCTCGACGCCCGCCGCTTCTACGTGTTCGACTTCGTGCTCTGGCCCCAGGACACCATCTATCTGGCCGCCATCCTGGTGCTCTCCGCGCTCGCCCTGTTCCTGTTCACCGCCGTGGCCGGGCGCCTGTGGTGTGGCTACACCTGCCCGCAGACGGTGTACACCGAAATCTTCCTGTGGATCGAGGCGCGCATCGAAGGCGACCGCAACAAGCGCCTCAAGCTCGACGCCGCCCCGTGGAGCGCGCGCAAGCTCCGGCTCAAGACCACCAAGCACCTGCTGTGGTTCGCCATCGCCGCGTGGACCGGTTTCACCTTCGTGGGCTACTTCACCCCCATCCACCAGCTCGGTGCCTCGCTGGTGCACGGCACGCTCGGTGGCTGGGAGATCTTCTGGGTCGTCTTCTACGCCTTCGCCACCTACGGCAACGCCGGCTTCATGCGCGAACAGATGTGCAAGTACATCTGCCCCTACGCCCAGTTCCAGACCGTGATGTTCGACTCCGACACCATGATCGTGGCCTACGACGAGCAGCGCGGCGAAGCGCGCGGCGGCCGATCGAAAAAGACCAACCCCGCCGACGCCGGCCTGGGCGACTGCGTCGACTGCGGCATCTGCGTGCAGGTCTGTCCCACCGGCATCGACATCCGCGACGGACTGCAGATGGAATGCATCGGCTGCGCCGCCTGCATCGACGCCTGCGACCAGGTCATGGACAAGATGAGCTACCCGCGCGGGCTCATCCGCTACTCGAGCGAGAACGCCCTCGCCGGCGGCGCCAGCCCGCTGCGCCAGGCGCTGCGCCCGCGCGTGCTCGTCTACACCGCCGTCTTCCTCACCCTCACCTTCGGCCTGGTGTGGTCGCTCGCCACCCGCGTCCCCCTCAAGATCGACCTGCAGCGCGACCGCAACACCCTGGCCCGCGAGGTCGCCGGTGGCCAGATCGAAAACGTCTTCCAGCTCGAGATCATCAACGCCACCGAGGCGCCGCACCGCTACCGGCTCAGCATCACCGGCCCCACCGGCGTCCACCTGGCCGAGCCCTACACGCCCGACGTGGACAGCGCCTCGCGCGCCGCATCGGTGATCCGCGTCCGGGTGCCCGTCGACTCGGCGCCGAGCGGTGCCCAGCCCCTCCGGTTCACGGTCACCGACGTCGACAATCCGGCGGTGACGGTGACCGAGCAGAGCAAGTTCTGGATGCCGTGA
- a CDS encoding YbhB/YbcL family Raf kinase inhibitor-like protein, with amino-acid sequence MKSSASSILACVLAQALATPAALAQPQETTAMALTLSSPVFASGADIPARYTCEGDDISPPLAWSGLPAGTKSLVLIVDDPDAPDPAAPKMTWVHWVLYNIPPSASGLGEAVTALPAGTRAGLNDWKRPGYGGPCPPIGRHRYVHKLYALDTVLPDLGTPTKAALEARIAPHIIERTELVGTYQKGR; translated from the coding sequence ATGAAGTCATCCGCATCCTCCATCCTCGCCTGCGTGCTCGCGCAGGCCCTCGCGACGCCCGCCGCGCTCGCGCAACCGCAGGAGACGACCGCCATGGCGCTCACGCTCAGCTCACCCGTCTTCGCCTCGGGCGCAGACATCCCCGCCCGATACACCTGTGAAGGCGACGACATCTCTCCGCCGCTGGCCTGGTCGGGCCTGCCGGCCGGCACGAAGAGCCTGGTGCTCATCGTCGACGACCCCGACGCCCCCGATCCGGCGGCGCCGAAGATGACCTGGGTCCATTGGGTGCTCTACAACATCCCGCCGAGCGCCAGCGGCCTGGGCGAAGCGGTCACGGCGCTGCCCGCGGGCACCCGCGCCGGGCTCAACGACTGGAAACGCCCCGGCTACGGCGGCCCCTGCCCGCCCATCGGCCGGCACCGCTATGTTCACAAGCTCTACGCGCTGGACACGGTGCTACCGGATCTGGGCACACCGACCAAGGCGGCGCTGGAGGCGCGCATCGCGCCGCACATCATCGAACGCACCGAGCTGGTCGGCACCTACCAGAAGGGCCGGTGA
- a CDS encoding LysR family transcriptional regulator, with translation MDITLAKTFIEVVRCGSFVAAAEQLHVTQTTVTARIQSLEGLLGCALFVRSRHGAAMTANGERFLGHAAKLLQAWEAARRDLPLPDGHDTLFSFGGEVSLCNPMLFTWAARLREHAPSQAIRVEAGEGDALQLKVANGELDAALVYQPVYRPGIQVEQLLEEKLVQVGATQHPEPYVYVDWGPEFRHQHDIALPHLAKAALHFNLGPLALQYLLQFGGRGYFRTRVVDRYIASGQLQHVADAPEFSYPVYLVYSRENRSAFLEGALDILRTTRAEDIDWSQRWEH, from the coding sequence ATGGACATCACGCTGGCGAAGACTTTCATCGAGGTGGTGCGTTGCGGCAGCTTCGTGGCGGCGGCCGAGCAGCTGCACGTGACCCAGACCACGGTGACCGCCCGCATCCAGAGCCTCGAGGGCCTGCTGGGCTGTGCCCTGTTCGTGCGCAGCCGCCATGGCGCCGCCATGACCGCCAACGGCGAGCGCTTCCTCGGCCATGCGGCCAAGCTGCTGCAGGCGTGGGAGGCGGCACGGCGGGATCTGCCCCTGCCCGACGGCCATGACACCCTGTTCTCCTTCGGCGGCGAGGTCAGCCTGTGCAACCCGATGCTGTTCACCTGGGCGGCGCGCCTGCGCGAGCACGCGCCGTCGCAGGCGATCCGGGTCGAGGCCGGCGAGGGCGATGCGCTGCAGCTCAAGGTGGCCAACGGCGAACTCGACGCGGCGCTGGTGTATCAGCCGGTCTACCGCCCCGGCATCCAGGTCGAGCAATTGCTGGAGGAAAAGCTGGTGCAGGTCGGCGCGACGCAGCACCCGGAGCCCTACGTGTATGTCGACTGGGGGCCGGAATTCCGCCACCAGCACGACATCGCGCTGCCGCACCTGGCCAAGGCGGCGCTGCACTTCAACCTGGGGCCGCTGGCGCTGCAGTATCTGCTCCAGTTCGGCGGCCGGGGCTACTTCCGCACCCGGGTGGTGGATCGCTACATCGCCTCGGGCCAGCTGCAGCACGTGGCCGACGCGCCGGAGTTCTCCTACCCGGTGTACCTGGTCTATTCGCGCGAGAACCGCTCGGCGTTTCTCGAAGGTGCGCTCGACATCCTGCGCACCACCCGGGCCGAGGACATCGACTGGTCGCAGCGCTGGGAGCATTGA
- a CDS encoding N-acyl amino acid synthase FeeM domain-containing protein, which produces MNKTLLRITRTALRPLFDRLPVRWRFRAYSRALRCDTRLPDSIVFKLAETRDELEACFRLLHDAYVDAGFMEPDPSGLRATVYHALPTTSTLLCRQGERVVGTVSLIRESAMGFPMQRIFDLADIRKTGGNVAEVSALAIDRRFRSASGRILLPLLKFMYEYATRQFDTRHLVIAVNPRHIGFYEAIMCFRRLRQHTVAHYDFVNGAPAVGAHIDLHTALSAFRRRYNDMPPEKNLYRYFSSNDLPNTIWPHKRFFTTTDPVMTPALIDDFFNQRTQAFARLRLRELMLLHSIYDLPEYKSVLPPVPDDAPRSEMRRRTHRRFSVVCPGEFSTRQFGIRRNFEITVFECSASGFRARSAAKLPAGSTGTVIIELGEADWCVMLVTVLRLGSQDRHIALLRIDQDDLAWRKFVNALGKARTHGELEEATRFV; this is translated from the coding sequence ATGAACAAAACGCTGCTCCGAATCACCCGAACGGCATTGCGCCCCCTGTTCGACCGCCTCCCGGTGCGCTGGCGTTTTCGCGCCTACAGCCGGGCACTGCGCTGCGACACCCGGCTGCCGGACAGCATCGTCTTCAAGCTCGCCGAAACCCGCGACGAGCTCGAGGCCTGTTTTCGCCTGCTGCACGACGCCTATGTCGATGCCGGATTCATGGAACCGGACCCGTCAGGTCTGCGCGCCACGGTCTACCACGCCCTGCCCACCACCTCCACGCTGCTGTGCCGGCAAGGCGAGCGCGTGGTCGGCACCGTGTCCCTGATTCGCGAGAGCGCCATGGGCTTTCCCATGCAGCGCATCTTCGACCTGGCCGACATCCGCAAGACCGGCGGCAACGTCGCCGAGGTCTCCGCGCTGGCCATCGATCGCCGCTTCCGCTCCGCCAGCGGGCGCATCCTCCTGCCGCTGCTCAAGTTCATGTACGAGTACGCAACCCGGCAGTTCGACACCCGCCACCTGGTGATCGCGGTCAATCCGCGCCATATCGGCTTCTATGAAGCCATCATGTGCTTCCGCCGTCTCAGGCAGCACACCGTGGCCCATTACGACTTCGTCAACGGCGCACCCGCGGTCGGCGCCCACATCGACCTGCACACCGCGCTGTCCGCATTCCGGCGCCGCTACAACGACATGCCGCCGGAGAAGAACCTCTACCGCTACTTCAGCAGCAACGACCTGCCCAACACCATCTGGCCGCACAAGCGCTTTTTCACCACCACCGACCCGGTGATGACGCCGGCGCTCATCGACGACTTCTTCAACCAGCGCACCCAGGCCTTCGCCCGCCTGCGTCTGCGCGAACTGATGCTGCTGCACTCGATCTACGACCTGCCCGAATACAAGAGCGTGCTCCCGCCCGTGCCCGACGACGCCCCCCGCTCGGAGATGCGCCGGCGCACCCATCGCCGTTTCTCGGTCGTGTGCCCGGGCGAGTTCTCGACCCGCCAGTTCGGCATCCGGCGCAACTTCGAGATCACCGTGTTCGAATGCTCCGCCTCGGGGTTTCGCGCCCGCAGCGCCGCCAAGCTGCCCGCCGGGAGCACGGGCACGGTCATCATCGAGCTGGGCGAGGCCGACTGGTGCGTGATGCTCGTCACCGTGCTGCGCCTCGGCTCCCAGGACCGCCACATCGCGCTGTTGCGCATCGACCAGGACGACCTGGCCTGGCGCAAGTTCGTCAATGCGCTGGGCAAGGCACGCACCCACGGCGAGCTCGAGGAAGCCACGCGCTTTGTCTGA
- a CDS encoding SUMF1/EgtB/PvdO family nonheme iron enzyme: MAGIFISYRRDDSAGHAGRLYDRLEREFPDTRVFMDVERIAAGEDFTRVIDTTLHACEACLVVIGKRWLTAADGYGRRRLDKPDDWVRLEIGAALTRGVRVIPLLVDEASLPPPEALPPELARLSSLQAHPVHHLSFHQDVGTLIERLRGAMDARRASLAQSAGLAAGTVRVHAQDQLDYVWIPPGDFFMGRVPGDGLTDERYDDEKPRHPVRLTRGFWLSRGPVTVAAYKRFVLACGLSMPPAPKHNPGWSNLDHPVTNVTWAQARAYCAWVGGRLPSEAQWEYAARGGQADRLYPWGDILGPTDANYVDNHDWAGSSSPVGHFAPNGFNLVDMVGNVWEWIADWYDPEVYQGRSSREPTEDPEVYVDTLHKRVVRGGSWASIPVEMRISNRGFFTPADTVRDFGFRCLVDEIAATPQSP; this comes from the coding sequence ATGGCCGGAATCTTCATCAGTTATCGCCGCGACGACAGCGCCGGCCATGCCGGGCGCCTGTACGACCGGCTCGAACGCGAGTTTCCCGACACACGGGTGTTCATGGACGTCGAGCGCATCGCCGCCGGCGAGGATTTCACCCGCGTGATCGACACCACCCTGCACGCCTGCGAGGCCTGCCTGGTGGTCATCGGCAAGCGCTGGCTGACGGCCGCCGACGGCTACGGGCGGCGCCGCCTCGACAAGCCGGACGACTGGGTGCGGCTCGAGATCGGCGCGGCGCTTACCCGGGGCGTGCGGGTGATTCCGTTGCTGGTGGACGAGGCGTCGCTGCCGCCGCCGGAGGCCTTGCCGCCGGAGCTGGCGCGGCTGTCGTCGCTGCAGGCGCATCCGGTCCATCACCTGAGCTTTCACCAGGACGTCGGAACGCTGATCGAGCGCCTGCGCGGGGCGATGGACGCGCGCCGCGCCAGCCTGGCGCAGTCGGCGGGTCTGGCGGCCGGGACGGTGCGGGTGCATGCGCAGGATCAGCTCGATTACGTGTGGATTCCGCCGGGCGACTTCTTCATGGGGCGGGTGCCGGGCGACGGCCTCACCGACGAGCGCTACGACGACGAGAAACCGCGCCACCCGGTGCGCCTCACACGCGGCTTCTGGCTGTCGCGCGGGCCGGTCACGGTGGCGGCCTACAAGCGCTTCGTGCTCGCCTGTGGGCTGTCGATGCCGCCGGCGCCCAAGCACAACCCGGGCTGGTCCAACCTCGATCATCCGGTCACCAACGTCACCTGGGCGCAGGCGCGCGCCTATTGCGCCTGGGTCGGCGGCCGGCTGCCCAGCGAGGCGCAGTGGGAGTACGCGGCCCGCGGCGGGCAGGCGGACCGACTCTATCCCTGGGGCGACATCCTCGGTCCGACCGATGCCAACTACGTCGATAACCACGACTGGGCGGGTTCCAGTTCGCCGGTGGGGCATTTCGCGCCCAACGGCTTCAACCTGGTGGACATGGTCGGCAATGTGTGGGAGTGGATCGCCGACTGGTACGACCCGGAGGTGTATCAGGGGCGGTCGTCGCGCGAGCCCACCGAGGATCCGGAGGTGTATGTGGACACACTGCACAAGCGGGTGGTGCGGGGCGGCTCGTGGGCGTCGATTCCGGTGGAGATGCGCATCTCCAACCGGGGCTTCTTCACCCCGGCGGATACGGTGCGGGACTTCGGTTTCCGCTGCCTGGTGGACGAGATTGCGGCCACGCCGCAGTCGCCGTGA
- a CDS encoding HPP family protein, protein MRAVTVVWVTCSCSAAATKLPQRTTSMKVFASVMSMSCLFASARCIGFFDISPQGNSFYAAGAATYDAASRNPSASAGRTSRHTLPNALSSLRRRYHLRHLAPRPLTRPLLAGLLPAAWPVPSGTRWRICMGACLGILFAGLVTAHLVATQEAWLVAPLGASAVLVFAVPSSPLSQPWSVVVGNTVSALVGIACVALIPDRIGGAAIAVALAIAVMMATRSLHPPGGATALLAVLSQAHSPAFALHPVALNSALLVIAGMAFHRLGGHHYPHRAPPPRAPRRFDAADIDEALRRHDELLDVSREDIESLLEEAETAAYRRTLGALRCGDLMARPVLQVTRSTPVAAAHQLMRKHAIKALPVTGPGQQVVGILTAWDVLEHLATRQAGRHAVVGALMSTPVATASADQPVVELARLIAEGANHHIPILDAHRRLVGILTQSDLIRALHHAVHASHSTEAS, encoded by the coding sequence ATGCGGGCGGTCACCGTGGTCTGGGTCACGTGCAGCTGCTCGGCCGCCGCCACGAAGCTGCCGCAACGCACCACCTCGATGAAAGTCTTCGCCAGCGTGATGTCCATGTCGTGCCTGTTCGCCTCCGCTCGATGTATCGGATTCTTCGATATTTCGCCTCAAGGGAATTCATTTTACGCGGCAGGCGCGGCCACCTACGATGCGGCCTCCCGCAATCCTTCCGCGTCAGCCGGCCGCACGAGCCGGCACACGCTCCCCAACGCATTGAGCTCCCTCAGACGACGATATCACTTACGACACCTCGCACCGCGCCCGCTCACCCGCCCACTGCTCGCAGGACTCCTCCCGGCCGCCTGGCCGGTGCCGTCCGGCACGCGCTGGCGCATCTGCATGGGCGCATGCCTGGGTATCCTGTTCGCCGGCCTCGTCACCGCGCATCTGGTCGCGACGCAGGAGGCGTGGCTGGTCGCCCCCCTGGGCGCCAGCGCGGTCCTGGTGTTCGCGGTCCCGTCCAGTCCGCTGTCCCAGCCGTGGTCGGTGGTGGTGGGCAACACCGTGTCGGCCCTGGTCGGCATCGCCTGTGTCGCCCTCATCCCTGATCGCATCGGCGGCGCCGCCATCGCCGTGGCGCTGGCCATCGCCGTGATGATGGCCACCCGCAGCCTGCACCCGCCCGGCGGCGCCACCGCCTTGCTCGCGGTGCTGAGCCAGGCCCATTCGCCGGCGTTCGCGCTGCATCCGGTGGCGCTCAATTCGGCGCTGCTGGTCATCGCCGGAATGGCCTTCCATCGCCTCGGCGGACACCACTATCCGCATCGCGCCCCGCCGCCGCGTGCGCCGCGACGCTTCGACGCCGCCGACATCGACGAGGCGCTGCGTCGGCACGACGAGCTGCTCGACGTGAGCCGCGAAGACATCGAAAGCCTGCTCGAGGAAGCCGAGACCGCCGCCTACCGACGCACCCTCGGCGCCCTGCGCTGTGGCGATCTCATGGCCCGGCCGGTACTGCAGGTCACCCGCAGCACGCCGGTCGCCGCCGCCCACCAGCTCATGCGCAAGCACGCCATCAAGGCCCTGCCGGTGACCGGCCCCGGCCAGCAGGTGGTCGGCATCCTCACCGCGTGGGACGTGCTCGAACATCTGGCCACCCGCCAGGCCGGCCGCCACGCCGTGGTCGGCGCGCTCATGAGCACGCCGGTGGCCACCGCCTCGGCCGACCAGCCGGTGGTCGAGCTGGCGCGCCTCATCGCCGAAGGCGCCAACCACCACATTCCCATCCTCGATGCCCATCGGCGCCTCGTCGGCATCCTCACCCAGTCCGACCTGATACGCGCCTTGCACCACGCCGTTCACGCCAGCCACTCCACGGAAGCGTCATGA
- a CDS encoding MarC family protein, with amino-acid sequence MSDGINHLITVFFGFFAIMNPLANTAVFVGLTGDLGSAAQARIARRSLLLTFTVVFVFAALGKTIFHFFGVTLPALRIAGGILVFVIGYHMLHGEGSSLHEGSDTSAEDVAISPLAVPILAGPGTIATAMSFSASGGWSDVAVTVVVFALMCAITYVCFVFGERLLARIGEDFLKIVTRLMGLILAVIGVQMAIEGVSGAVAMLGSTPAI; translated from the coding sequence ATGTCAGACGGGATCAATCACCTCATCACGGTCTTCTTCGGATTCTTCGCGATCATGAATCCACTGGCGAACACGGCGGTGTTCGTGGGGCTGACGGGCGATCTGGGCTCGGCGGCGCAGGCGCGCATCGCGCGCAGATCGCTGTTGCTGACCTTCACGGTGGTGTTCGTGTTCGCCGCCCTGGGCAAGACGATTTTCCATTTCTTCGGAGTGACCCTGCCGGCGCTGCGGATTGCCGGCGGCATCCTGGTGTTCGTGATCGGTTACCACATGCTGCATGGTGAGGGCTCGTCGCTGCACGAAGGGAGCGATACCAGCGCCGAGGATGTGGCGATCTCGCCGCTGGCGGTGCCGATCCTGGCCGGGCCGGGCACCATCGCCACCGCCATGAGTTTCTCCGCCTCCGGAGGCTGGAGCGACGTGGCCGTGACGGTCGTGGTGTTCGCGCTGATGTGCGCGATCACCTATGTGTGCTTCGTGTTCGGCGAGCGCCTGCTGGCGCGCATCGGCGAGGACTTCCTCAAGATCGTGACCCGCCTGATGGGGCTGATCCTGGCGGTGATCGGCGTGCAGATGGCGATCGAAGGGGTGAGCGGCGCCGTCGCCATGCTGGGAAGCACTCCGGCCATATGA